The following are encoded together in the Portunus trituberculatus isolate SZX2019 chromosome 25, ASM1759143v1, whole genome shotgun sequence genome:
- the LOC123508791 gene encoding arrestin homolog: MSILATRGSPSEVPAPKSSQVSSLQGVTWGLVAGDPISSRLNGFVMSIYAASRHTLAIPLLFFVEQALPSDSSSRSFSSEKLKPTSMVNAVKVFKKTAPNGKITAYLGRRDFVDNTASTEPVDGVVVCDNDYLRGRKVFATVTVTYRFGREEDEVMGLNFSKEMQLATQQIYPAANQAELTSVQDRLIKKLGANAYPFAVTLPETAPASVQLHSGDEDSAKPLGVIYELRVFVGDNADEKPHRRNSVALAVRKVQFSPASGSKRQPSTLVSKGFALSSGKLNMEVTLDKEIYYHGEQVKANLSINNASKKTVKNIKCAVVQHVEVTMTNSQFTREVSSLESKEGCPITPGSNLAKAFTLTPLASSNKNKSGIALDGTLKDTDANLASSTLVAAGKNPNDALGIVVSYSLRVKLNCGALGGELVADLPFKLLHPAPGAAVKARPDAGYTGGEDLEFEDFARLRRGQSVDQA; the protein is encoded by the exons ATGAGCATCTTGGCGACCCGTGGAAGCCCTAGCGAGGTCCCAGCGCCTAAATCTAGCCAAGTAAGCAGCTTACAAGGAGTCACATGGGGTCTGGTTGCCGGTGATCCTATTAGCTCGAGGTTAAATGGATTTGTGATGAGTATATATGCGGCATCTCGACACACTCTCGCTATCCCGCTGTTGTTCTTCGTTGAGCAAGCTTTACCAAGTGACTCTTCGTCTCGCTCTTTCTCGTCAGAGAAACTCAAACCAACTTCGATGGTGAACGCCGTGAAAGTCTTCAAGAAAACCGCCCCTAATG GTAAGATCACCGCCTACTTGGGTCGTCGTGACTTCGTAGATAACACCGCCAGCACCGAACCCGTCGATGGCGTGGTAGTGTGCGACAATGACTACCTTCGTGGTCGCAAGGTCTTCGCGACC GTTACGGTCACGTACCGTTTCGGTCGCGAGGAAGATGAGGTCATGGGCCTCAACTTCAGCAAGGAGATGCAGCTGGCCACACAGCAGATCTACCCGGCCGCCAACCAGGCCGAGCTGACCAGCGTGCAGGACCGCCTCATCAAGAAGCTCGGCGCTAATGCTTACCCCTTCGCCGTGACTCTTCCTGAGACTGCTCCCGCCTCCGTCCAACTCCACAGCGGGGATGAGGATTCT gCCAAGCCCCTGGGAGTCATCTACGAGCTGCGGGTGTTCGTCGGCGACAACGCCGATGAGAAGCCTCACCGCCGCAACTCTGTTGCTCTGGCAGTGAGGAAGGTGCAGTTCTCCCCCGCCAGCGGGTCCAAGCGCCAGCCCTCCACCTTGGTGTCCAAGGGCTTCGCGCTATCCTCCGGCAAGCTCAACATGGAGGTAACGCTCGACAAGGAGATCTACTACCACGGGGAGCAGGTCAAGGCCAACTTGAGCATCAACAACGCCTCCAAGAAGACGGTGAAGAACATCAAGTGCGCCGTGGTGCAGCACGTGGAGGTCACCATGACCAACAGCCAGTTCACTCGTGAG GTGTCCTCTCTGGAATCCAAGGAGGGCTGCCCCATCACCCCTGGCAGCAACCTGGCCAAGGCCTTCACCCTCACCCCCCTCGCCTCCtctaacaagaacaagagtggCATTGCTCTTGACGGCACCCTGAAG GACACTGACGCCAACCTGGCCTCCTCCACCCTGGTGGCCGCTGGCAAGAACCCCAACGATGCTCTTGGTATCGTTGTGTCCTACTCACTCAGGGTCAAGCTGAACTGTGGTGCCCTTGGCGGAGAACTGGTGGCTGACCTGCCCTTCAAGCTCCTTCACCCCGCTCCTG GCGCTGCCGTCAAGGCTCGCCCTGACGCTGGCTACACCGGTGGTGAGGACCTGGAGTTCGAGGACTTCGCCCGTCTGCGCCGCGGCCAGAGCGTCGACCAGGCCTAA